TATCTACTTCTAAATTAacaattttatgtttattatgtattattaatattggtAGTATCATTAACATTATTAGTACActaaaatagtaataaattaattgataatttaataaatataaataatttaaaataagatataaatatgcaattacttttataaattattaagtcAATTGAAAATATATGATATACGGATAAATTTTAATGATCAAAGTGTGTAAATTAGATGTTCAATATCAGCAGTAGATCTCAATTGTCTGACACTAGtgctaataatattattaataaaacattaactctaataatattaatatattataggtggaaaataaatatatactaatattattgatggataataaatatattaataaaatagtaaccttaaagaatatattaatattactattattatatttattccaattataaactaatattatcaatattattatgaGGAGATTGAGATATAGAGTAATTAGTTTACATATTTTTCAATCACTAAAATGATCTTgtctatttatataaaatattgactTATTTATACCCtacttttaataatttatatacattAGATTACTATACctatatattaataatgttaataatagtaataataattgtaaaatTGTTTATTCCGTAGTAATTTGACttcaatttaaattatatgCATTTGCCATCAACGTATATCTTATATTGGTAATTTTTTCATCTATTAAGAAGatacaaatataattaaaatccatattatataaataaaatttaaagaaattaatttatataattgaaaCTTATAGGAGCAACATAAGTaattaagagaaaataaaaaatagtggaGTAAcgattagaaaaagaaaaaaaaaaggcatgAAAATATTGAAGAAATTGGTGTAATGTGAAGATTAATATGAATTTAACGTTGTCAGGTTTGTTCCGTCAACCAATCAATTTTGCTTAATTTACGTTTTGGGCTTGTTTTCACCTGTTTCTTTGTTGTCGTGTTCTGTCACCACCGACTCATACTCCTTTCATTCCCAATTCTCTTCATTCCTTTCAATACAAGACAAACCCTTTCTCTTCCATGGAATCGCATTCATAACACGCCTCTTCAAAATGCATTCTTTCAGAGACAAAGTTACGCAGAAGTTGTCCCATCTCTTCCCCAACTCCTCCTCGCCCCAGGTATTCCTTTTCCCATGATCTGCATTTGCTTATTCGTTATCGTGCTCTCATTCTCAACTAAATGAACCATTAATAAAAATCTGAGCTTGGTGTGGTGGGCACTCTTATTCTGTTCTTGCACACACGCTTCCGTAATCTTTGCCCTCAATCTTCAATCTGATCTGTACGTgtgcaaaatctgaatctggATTAAGTTGGCTTCATTATTTCTCATCAcggttttgagtttttcaatcaAATGCACCGAAGAGACATGGTAGGAGAGGGAAAAAAAAGAGACTCGTGTTGTTTCATTTCATTAATAGTTGAAAGCTGAATATTGTTTTCAATTTGAATTGTAATCGAGTATATGGGTTTTTTACTGTTTTGTATTCACATGAAGAATTATGTTTTATGGCCTGTATACATTACCAATGGTTAGTATTATTCTGTTAGGTGTCTTTGGTAGCATATGTTATATGTGGTATGGCCGTGGGTTTTTGGggcattatatttattttgttcgATGGGTAGGAAATGAACCAGGAAAATGAtcccttctctttgtctatCTGTATTATATCATGAAGATAGATTGAATTTTCAAGTGGATGGCAAACTTCGTTTGGAGTATGCTTGCATTATCTGTAGGGTTACTAAATTTCAAATTTAGGTGCATGGCcaagtttaatatattttctatgTCACTGCTTTATGCTCCCAGTACAAATGGCATGCATTATAGGAGCATTGTACTAATTTGTTCTACATATCCCAGTTAGAAAAAGAACCACCTTACCTTGCTTGTTCTTTTATATTTGATATGAGGTTTTTATTTGGCACAGGATAGTCCATATTCTCAAGAGGATAAACCTGTGTCTTCATATTTATCGTACATTATCCCTTCGATCAGCTTTGATGGATCGAAGACAAGCAAGTATCAAAATGAGAATAAATCACCTTCTGCTGGATATAATTATGGGAATTTTGACTATCAGGATGTTCCATCGGATAGCTATGTGGACTGTCCTATGGACCTAGTGAAAGATTGTAatgataataatagtaataataataataatgaagatCCTACCTTTAGAAAGAGCAGTAGCAGTTCTGAGGTTTTTGAGGAAGCAAATGAGCAGCAAACGCCAAATACTTCAAAGAAGTCTCGACTCAATCTTAGTGATGACTCCACTTTTATATCCCCTGCATTGTATGAATTTTTGGAAATATGCCTCCCTAATATAGTGAAAGGACGCCAATGGGTCTTACTTTATAGGTAACTTTTCTCTGTAGGTTTTGGTTTATGCATTGAACAATAATTTGCTATTGCTTTGAAATATTGATACgacattttttctttatattaagGGCAGTACGTTAAAACATGGAGTATCACTTCGAACACTTATTCGCAAGAGTGCTGAGCTTTCATGTCCTGGTTTGCTGGTATGTCAACCCTGCAGAACTATTTTCCAGTATATATTTCATCTGCATATCAAGGTGTAGTTCTTTTGTTAACAATGAATTATTGTAAATTATGAAAAACTATTAGATCGTCGGAGATATGAAAGGTGCTGTGTTTGGTGGGCTGCTAGAGTGTCCCTTGAAACCTACAGCAAAGCGAAAATATCAAGTATGTCAACTATCTTTTTTCATGGATACTGCTTCTTTGTGAAGGCACTTCTTCATCTTGAAGTATGATTTTGTTTTGTGTACTGTGGTCACAGGGAACAAATGAAACTTTTGTCTTTACAACTGTATATGGTCAGCCGAGGCTGTTTCTACCAACTGGTAAGGATTCTCATCATTTAAATGCATAATTTTTTGGTAGGAATTTCTTGGAACTTAGGAAAATGTCTTAAATTGATGCATTGTCTGACTTGTGAACAAATGGACAGGTTCGTATAAGCTAGAGTGAAATTTACATGTGTTTTAAGGTTAAATACATTATCTTAATTTTGGTATTTCAGTTATCACTAGGACCTGGATTTGATAAGGTGGAAGCATGTAAGCTTGACATAAGAATAATCTTTTTGTTAGTAAAATATAGATGAATCCTATTGAATGACTGGTTCATTATCACCTCTTGCATGTCCTCTTCTAGTTTATGTAGCAATTTAGAAAGGTTTGGGATCAATGGAATCATTGAGTCTTTTTTTATACTTATTGCAAATATGACTATTCATTATCATTGCAGAATTAGTATTTTACAAATATGAGCTATTCAATGATGATCATGTGCTTTTATGATCATAAAAAGACCTTTTGAATTGTTTCTTTTGGAAAAGGTGTTTTTCCACGAGAATATCAATTTGTTTTGACTGTTTCACTTATAGGGATTTTCAGTTTACACATAGGAAGAGAAGGTAAGGAAAGGAAGAAAGGATGATATTAATTTGTCACGACAATCAGATATGATAGATGTTTTGGTGTCTAAAGTTTTGAGAATTGACTAGTTAGGCTATTTAGGGGATAAAAATTACAACCATTTGGAGTCCTTACTACTTTACTCTATTTCTATAGCAGGAACAATAAATTATCTTTGTTCATGGTATACattattaacttttattatttgtaCGAGATGTTTGTTTTCTCGAGTTTCCTTGAACTTGTGTTGTAATTGTATGGGCAGGTGTCAACCGATACTACTGCATGTGTGTGAACGATTTACTTGCACTTGGTGGTGGGGGTAGTTATGCTTTATCCTTAGAAGAAGATTTGtaagtatttaaatttaataatgtcGCTTAGTTTTGTTCCAGTACATTTAAATTGTTATTGAAGTAGCAGTAGTGGATTCTCTTATTGAATGCATCCTTTTGGTTGAAAAGGTTATCTGGAACTAGTGGACCAAGTGAAACGTTTGGAAACTCGTGTCTTGCTCACAGTCCAGAGTTTCAGTTGAAGAATGTCGAGGTAATACTCTCACTACCAATCTTTGTTTTCTAGCTTACAAGTTACAATAAATTACAAGGTATACATGATACCCAAATTTGGATGCAGTAGTgggtttgttttgttttaatttttccaAGCCCAAGCTAGATGGGCAACCAAGAAATTAAGCATTACATAAACGTATCCATTGCTGTAGTTCAGTATATGGCATGCATTGATTTTGTCCATTGCTTATTTCTGCTACCTATTGTTccacatttttttattggttCATGTAGATTTATTCACTACATTTCTATTATGTGCAGCTGTGGGGTTTTGCGCATGCTTCCCCTTTTCAAGGCTAAGATACTTTTGTTTGATGTCCAAAAGAAGCGTCTCTCTCTTCTACTTTTCTTCTCTCTGTCTGGATGTAGTTTAGTTTAGCCTTGAGCTGTTGATGAATTTGATGTACCTACTCTCAGGCATGTTCCAAATTGTTATAGTAGTATATTTTGCTtgaaattccatttttttttaaagtttgggTTTGTGAAAGCCAAATGGTCTGAACACAAGGTTGTGTAGTAGAATATGAGGTGGGAATCCACTCACTGAGCTACCAAGAAACACAAAGATATTATTCTACATGCAATATATGCATTACGTAGAAGGCCAGGTATACAACATGAGAAGTTTGCACCTCAGTAATTTGATTTGACAAACTAAACAAATTAGAGGCAAGTCCTTTGGTGATGGTTTAAACAAGTGCCACTACGCTCTCCAATGTATTCAACATCAACAAGTGCCACTACGCTGGCCACATGACTTAACCGTATCTGACAACTTTGTAATTTAATTGACTTCTAAACCTTTGATTGAGTGtactaaaatttaattactcATGTTTGATCTGTTTATCAGGTAATCTTTTTTCCTGTCTCTTTTTATTTGTTTGCACTTTCAACCGTTTTACAATGAGCTTTTCAGCAAATTATAATGATTTCGTTTTATTTTTTAGTGTTGAAAAACTTTTCCCTCCAATTTAATTTGGGTATGCTCTACTTTGGGTGGTTAAATGCTGGTAAGCCATTCAAATGTAAAATTATAACCGAACAaggtttttattaaaaatgcaTTGAATATTACTAAATTTACacgttttttattttgtattttagtttcaaggttttatttaaaaatgcaCGCCCATGCTTGGTATGCATCCATTTTTGttgtatattattaaaaaatatcattacaaggcaaaaaaaaaatacagttaTACTAAACAATCTAGAAATAAATCAGTAAGGTATGAAacaaaacctaaaaaaaaatagtattagaaAACGTTgaatataatgatttttttttcaaatctctCACCTACTCAAATAATTGTTTTCTTAAACATTATGttgaaaaagaataaaagtgCTGAAAGGGAGATATGCGACTTAAAGATAAGATAACGGGTGCAACTGAGGTTATTTAAACATttgaatttaaagttttaaaaaaaattatatttaaccttttataattaatatagagAGGTACACCAGGAAAGTATAGAGGTGGAGGTAGAATTTGCCTCCTTTTATAGTTGTCACTCAAAATCATTGTTGGTCAAGCCCAAATGGTCTCCAACCATAATGGACCAGTGATTGTGATCATCTTATTTGGCAAggtgcaccatatcaattccaACTTGCACGCACCTATTGAAAatggtaaaaatatttttacaaaataacgaaaataatcttaaataaaaagaagatgTAGATAACTTTCAAAACCCTATTTTGGAAATATTTGAATTATGAATTATGTTTATTAAATTCTGAATTTTCAAATCCGGAATaagaataattttagaaattttaaaagatacaggatggatgttaaaattgatatggtgcgaAAAAAGTTGCcatcttatttttataaatgttcCTATGTTTCATTTAGTAGAGGAGACAAGTCATCTCAACGTCTATTCAACAGGTTTgaataacaagaaaaaaaatctaccCAACAATAAGCAAAGTGTCTAACTTCGACTAGTAAATGGAGTTTCCAAATATGTTTCCAAGAAAATACATAAACATAGGAACAACTGATAAtgaacaaataatattttacttgaAGACATTACCAAAATTTCATAGAGATCAAACCGTTCTTCACCTACGTCCACATTAGGACATATTTGTTGCATTACTGTTAATGCTACACGAAAACTTCTATTAACTATATAAGAGAAGGTTAACTGAGATTACAGGGGAATAGAATAATAAAACTGTTAGAATATTACAActgatgttattttttaattggttTCATCTAAAAGTAATTTTCTGAAATTACTATAGACTAAATAAAAGagttcaattttaattaaaaattataataatcctaaaaattaatcaattagaataaaacaaaatctCGACAAATTAATTATTGGAGTTTGATCCGTTTTCTTGAAATGAGGTAAATTTAATACCTTTATAAATACTTACTAAATCTGAAagcttttttctttcttaaactAAGACATGAACTTCTCTTAAtttttcaagataaaaaaaaaaaaactgataacAGTATACTTTAAACAATTTGATTAGTTTTCAACTTCTTtagattaattaaaaatttataatgattTCGAATTGTATCTGCCAAGACCTATGCCAAACCCCATACCTAAATATACTATGATTGTTTGTGAATTAATGTCAAATTTTCTTATAGAGATATATGTAAAATGTAGCCAATTAACTAGTCATTCTGTAATATAGAGAGTAAGGTTCCTCCTCTGATTATTCTCCCATTACATGGTATTGAACATTTaagtggagaaaaaaaaaacagaacatGTGCAAAGAAATTAAGGAGTGCCTAAATATCACCAAATAATTTAGTTGACATGCATGGAATGTGGAATGTTTCAAGAAACGAACAAATAAGATTTTGTTATATGGCAACAAATGAACAATGCACATGAGGGCATTAAGTTCATATAGTGAAATGTTTACTTAAAGAAGCGACCCAATGAATGTGTTGAATGAAAAAATTGTAATGCATAgataattagaaatatttataatttggtGCAAGTTTTAAAGAAAGCTAGAAATAAGATGTTATATGATAAAGGGAAaggaataatatttattataatagtaTAAGGCTTGGTCAACAGAAAATCCAAGTGAGGACAGGAGAGTGGGAAGAGGGTTGCAGTGAATGAATGGGCCAGCGTGTATCTCGCGTTGACGCCAGGCTGACGCCTTAAGAATGGCCCTATATATCAACATAACTAATTCTTTCAGTCTTTGACACCCTCATACTCTCCATCATCCTAGCTAACTAACCACtcatctttctctctctctcccttctTCCCTATGGACTCTCCTTCTGCACATGTTTTACTCTCCAACACACGTGTCTCACAACACCATTTTCCCACATTTTGCACTTCATAGTACAATTATATATATCATCTCTCTCTCCACATATACCTTTTTGTCtacattttctattttcttaactTTCTGGGCTGGCTTCATTGCCTCTTGCCAGGGGATACACCATGTTGCAGGATGTTTTTGATCAGCCACTGCCACCAAAGGCCGAACCGCAACAGCAACTCCCCATTGTAAACACCTCCATCCACTCCAAATCACCTCCCATCTTAATGCATGCATGCATCAATCATATCATCGCTTCTTTCATTCTGTTTCTTGCAAGATTCATATATTATTTCCCACTgctaataataacattaaagcTAATATACATCATTACCTGTTCCAGACATCTACAACTCTTTTTTCTAATATTCTTTTCTAGGCTTCCCTGCCAATTTGTAGGGAAGAACGTCTTCCTTTCTCTCCATTTACATAGTTGGGGAGCATAATGCTTATTGACTagcaataagaaaaaataattagagaTTCCCAAATAATTATTAGGCTTTATCCCTTTTTTAATATTATCCTATCAAATCCCAGACAATGGCATTCACCAAAATGTCATTTTCTAAGGGTAACATTGTAAACTGCAAAGTGATATCAATTTCTGTATGATTTCCAGTGTGATAGCCATTTAAACGTAGCTTTCGTTTATTGGggaatatatatacacacacacacatacctGTCTGTGTTTGTCCATTTGCCAATTTTGAAATTCTTATTCAGTTTGAGAGGGAGAGGGGACTTACGGAACAATTCACATGTAGCATTATGGGTTCCTTTTAAGTGCCTTTTAATCCCCATTAAATCAGTTTCCATACACCGAAGAACACAACGTAGCATGGGATGAGGTTCCTTCTTTGTTACAAACATACATGTATAGTCACATTAAGGCATAAATGCCCATCTTTTTCATGTTCCAAAAAAAGCCAACCCTCTTGTAGAACTCATTATCTGAACATGACCATATATAAACACAATCAACCAAATCTGTATTTGGAGTTCTTCATTATAGGGTGTTGTACgttgatttatttaatttatttcctGACAAAGAGTGATGAACATACCTTATGCTTGTACGCGTGTTACTTATTCACTTCAGAATGCTCAcactatttgatgaagacatgcATTAAACCAAACTTTTGACCGATTATAACAGAGAATATTATCTTTTTGAAAGTTTAGAGTCTGATCATTGTAGGCTTGATCCCAATTCCTCCTTTGCTGATAGAAACGAGTCTGATAAGATCACATAGCCGTCCCATAAGGGAAAACAACTGGTGTAGAATCAGTCTTCTGACTGTTTATAAAGGGTCTATCAAAATGTTGTTATCAATGTGtttagtagtttttttttcGTAGTCATGATGCTTAGATTGTATTTATATCACTTGGTGCAGGATGAAATTTCAAGCCCTCTTAGTGCTCGAATTTTTGAACTTTGTAACGCTGAATTTTTCCCAGAGGCTTTGCCAAATTCTGAGGTTACTTCCAGCTCAAACTGTTGCTATGAGGAGAACTCCTCGTATGCCACAACAAACAAATCTTTAACTGTAGATgtagaaaataaattgaatagcAATAGCAACACAGTCACAACGCCAACTAGCACTACCGCCACCACCACCAACAACACAACCAACAGTAGTAACCTGTCTATTATCTTTGACTCCCAAGAAGAAATTGACAATGACATCTCTGCCTCCATAGACTTCTCACTATCTCCATCTTTCAATGTTCCTCCATTTCTCCCAGTGACATCCCAGCAAGAACAGTTTGATTTCTCTTCAGTGCAGCCTCAGGTCCAATTACCAGCATTTTCAGTTGTGGAGGGCTTCTCTCAGTATCCCACTGACCCAGTTGCGCCTCCCCTTATGGGGGCTCCATTACCTTCTGTTTTTGAAGAGGATTGCATATCTTCTGTTCCTTCTTATGTGCCTCTCAACCCTTCATCTCCTTGCACTTATCTCAATCCTGGCATGCAACCATACATGCCTCCTGGTCCCCTTACTAGTGCCTTATCAACTGATAGTTCTGGATATTTTGGTGGGAACATTCTTCTTGGTTCCGAACTTCAGACACAAGAATTGGAATACCAAGGAGAAAATGGAAGAATGTATTGTACAGATTCAATTCAGCGGGTGTTTAACCCTCCAGACCTTCAGGTATGTatgattttcaaactattttAGTAAAATTCTCCGTCATTGCCTTTTGTTAACAATGCCATCCAAATAAAAAGTGTTCAGTTCAAATGTTCAATATGCTCAGAAATGAGAGAAAAGGAAGTCAATTGTCCaaggatttttatttatttatttttaatgctAAGTTATTCTATAAGCTTGCTCTTTCAGGTTTCTAGTTTGAAAGATTGCAGCAGTAAGTTTCTTAACAATAAAGAGGGGCATTACACGAggtgaaaagtttgcgaaagaTAATGGCCCACAAATTTCTAAGAAGCTGTATGCCCCGTAGAATATATACCCATATCCATCAAAACAGTAGCTAGCATATCAACCGCTTTATAATCTCATTCTCACCTGTAAAAAGTAGAGAATAAAATCTGGGCTAGCTAGTAGCACGAGTCAGAGTGGAATGACAACTTTCCACAAAAATTGATAACAACCAGCATCATTGTCAGAGAAGACCCACTTCATGAGTGGCTCTTTTAGCATATCGCTTTCCAGAACCTCTAACCAAGTTAATGATAGTCTGCGAATGACCAATTGTCCTTTGCACTGAGCAGGAGAGTGACTGATTTTGTTTGTAATTTATTTCCTAGGCACTTGGTACTGAGAGTCAGCAACTAGTTTCCGGGGGTGGTAGTTCTGCCACTCTAACACCTGAAATCTCAAACTTAGAGGACTCCTCATTCAAGGTTGGAAAACTTTCTGTTGagcaaaggaaagaaaagatcAATAGATACATGaagaaaagaaatgaaagaaaCTTCAGCAAGAAAATTAAGGTACACTCAAGTTCCTTGCCGTCTTCAAAACAGCCTCATCgtcaaacaaaattaaaatcttatGATGTGACATTTGCATATATATGTAAGGTATTCCTTGCTATAAAGCACTTCATATTGCATGCTTCCCAGTTCAACTAACGATGCAACCAAATATGCAGTATGCCTGCCGCAAAACTCTGGCAGATAGCCGACCTCGGGTTCGAGGAAGGTTTGCAAA
The window above is part of the Phaseolus vulgaris cultivar G19833 unplaced genomic scaffold, P. vulgaris v2.0 scaffold_16, whole genome shotgun sequence genome. Proteins encoded here:
- the LOC137817105 gene encoding uncharacterized protein — encoded protein: MHSFRDKVTQKLSHLFPNSSSPQDSPYSQEDKPVSSYLSYIIPSISFDGSKTSKYQNENKSPSAGYNYGNFDYQDVPSDSYVDCPMDLVKDCNDNNSNNNNNEDPTFRKSSSSSEVFEEANEQQTPNTSKKSRLNLSDDSTFISPALYEFLEICLPNIVKGRQWVLLYSTLKHGVSLRTLIRKSAELSCPGLLIVGDMKGAVFGGLLECPLKPTAKRKYQGTNETFVFTTVYGQPRLFLPTGVNRYYCMCVNDLLALGGGGSYALSLEEDLLSGTSGPSETFGNSCLAHSPEFQLKNVELWGFAHASPFQG
- the LOC137817100 gene encoding uncharacterized protein is translated as MLQDVFDQPLPPKAEPQQQLPIDEISSPLSARIFELCNAEFFPEALPNSEVTSSSNCCYEENSSYATTNKSLTVDVENKLNSNSNTVTTPTSTTATTTNNTTNSSNLSIIFDSQEEIDNDISASIDFSLSPSFNVPPFLPVTSQQEQFDFSSVQPQVQLPAFSVVEGFSQYPTDPVAPPLMGAPLPSVFEEDCISSVPSYVPLNPSSPCTYLNPGMQPYMPPGPLTSALSTDSSGYFGGNILLGSELQTQELEYQGENGRMYCTDSIQRVFNPPDLQALGTESQQLVSGGGSSATLTPEISNLEDSSFKVGKLSVEQRKEKINRYMKKRNERNFSKKIKYACRKTLADSRPRVRGRFAKNDDFGETNRTTSSNHEDDDEDEIVVKDEDDMVDSSDIFAHISGVNSFKCNYSIQSWI